In one Mesorhizobium australicum genomic region, the following are encoded:
- a CDS encoding LacI family DNA-binding transcriptional regulator has translation MPNRQPTVRDVAQAAGVSAATVSRALSFPDKVSEATRIKVLRAVEETGYVVNQLARNLRRRTTSAIVVLVPNLGNQFFSHIIAGIESAASRAGYTVLVSDTRPPGGGEMLMDFVRNNRADGLISLDGNLPGSILSSASGGRGRPTLVFACEWHDGLGVPSVRFDNEGGAELAVEHLVSLGHSRIGHLLGPPGNVLTDARFAGYRRAMARHGLPVREDWILQGDFTLDSGVQAGREWLELAERPRAMFLANDEMAFGFISELHGKGVEVPRDLSVVAFDDIDIAERYIPALTTVRQPRHEIGEAAFATFLKAFNGATTELIRTLPATLIVRDSARPA, from the coding sequence ATGCCAAACCGTCAGCCGACCGTACGCGACGTCGCACAAGCCGCCGGCGTCTCCGCCGCGACGGTGAGCCGGGCGCTGTCCTTTCCGGACAAGGTGTCCGAGGCGACACGGATCAAGGTGCTGCGTGCGGTCGAGGAGACCGGCTACGTCGTCAACCAGCTCGCGCGCAACCTGCGCCGGCGAACGACGAGTGCCATCGTCGTGCTGGTGCCGAACCTCGGCAACCAGTTCTTCTCGCACATCATCGCCGGCATCGAATCCGCCGCGAGCCGGGCGGGCTACACGGTGCTTGTTTCCGACACGCGCCCGCCGGGCGGCGGCGAGATGCTGATGGACTTCGTCCGCAACAACCGCGCCGACGGGCTGATCTCGCTCGACGGCAACCTGCCGGGATCGATCCTGTCCTCCGCTTCCGGCGGGCGCGGCAGGCCGACGCTGGTGTTCGCCTGCGAATGGCACGACGGGCTCGGCGTTCCCTCGGTAAGGTTCGACAACGAGGGTGGCGCGGAACTGGCGGTCGAGCATCTCGTCTCGCTCGGCCACAGCCGCATCGGCCACCTGCTCGGCCCGCCCGGCAACGTGCTGACCGACGCCCGCTTCGCCGGTTACAGGCGGGCGATGGCGCGGCACGGACTGCCGGTCCGCGAGGACTGGATCCTGCAGGGCGACTTCACGCTGGATTCGGGCGTCCAGGCCGGGCGCGAATGGCTGGAACTGGCTGAGCGCCCGCGCGCGATGTTCCTCGCCAATGACGAGATGGCGTTCGGCTTCATCTCGGAACTGCACGGCAAGGGCGTCGAGGTGCCGCGCGACCTGTCCGTCGTCGCCTTCGACGACATCGACATCGCGGAACGCTACATTCCGGCGCTGACCACGGTGCGCCAGCCCCGGCACGAGATCGGCGAGGCGGCGTTCGCGACGTTCCTGAAGGCCTTCAACGGCGCGACAACCGAACTGATCCGCACGCTGCCGGCGACGCTGATCGTGAGAGACAGCGCCCGACCGGCCTAG
- a CDS encoding TRAP transporter large permease, whose translation MELWILFGTFTLLMLIGTPIAFCLGVASFATVLYMGLPPLVVFQQLNSGMSVFSLLAIPFFIYSGDLMVRGGIAQRIVAFAASLVGHIRGGLGQVNIVTATLFGGISGSAVAEAAAVGGLMIPQMKARGYGADYAVNVTSMAALIALLLPPSHNMIIYSISAGGKISIADLFTAGVIPGLLLATSLMVTAYFVARKRGYPTEPFPGFSAIVYLFAVATPGLLLIAIIFGGVRSGIFTATESSCIAVLYALLVTLTIYRQMSWQDFVHATMGAVRTTAMVLLIIGTAAAFSWLMAFLRVPATLVAWMQTISDNPIIILLLLNIIMLVLGTFMDMGPTIIITTPIFLPIVVAYGVDPVHFGVIMILNYGIGLNTPPVGGVQFVACAVGKITVWEAMRSIWPFYGAGVVVLLLVTYIPALSLWLPAVFR comes from the coding sequence ATGGAACTATGGATCCTCTTCGGCACCTTCACGCTGCTGATGCTGATCGGCACGCCGATCGCCTTCTGCCTCGGCGTCGCCAGCTTCGCGACGGTCCTCTACATGGGCCTGCCGCCGCTGGTCGTCTTCCAGCAGCTCAATTCGGGCATGAGCGTCTTCTCGCTCCTGGCCATCCCCTTCTTCATCTATTCCGGCGATCTGATGGTGCGCGGCGGCATCGCCCAGCGCATCGTCGCCTTCGCCGCCTCGCTGGTCGGCCACATCCGCGGCGGCCTGGGCCAGGTCAACATCGTCACCGCCACGCTCTTTGGCGGCATCTCCGGTTCAGCGGTCGCGGAAGCCGCGGCGGTGGGCGGCCTGATGATCCCGCAGATGAAGGCGCGCGGCTACGGCGCGGACTACGCGGTCAACGTCACCTCCATGGCGGCGCTGATCGCGCTGCTGCTGCCGCCGTCGCACAACATGATCATCTATTCGATCTCGGCCGGCGGAAAGATCTCGATCGCCGATCTCTTCACCGCCGGCGTCATCCCCGGCCTGCTGCTCGCGACCTCCCTCATGGTCACGGCCTATTTCGTTGCGCGCAAGCGCGGCTACCCGACCGAGCCCTTCCCCGGTTTTAGCGCGATCGTCTATCTCTTTGCGGTCGCGACGCCCGGTCTGCTCCTGATCGCCATCATTTTTGGCGGCGTCAGGTCGGGCATCTTCACGGCGACGGAAAGCTCCTGCATCGCCGTGCTCTACGCGCTGCTAGTCACGCTTACGATCTACCGGCAGATGAGCTGGCAGGATTTCGTCCACGCCACCATGGGCGCTGTGCGTACCACGGCGATGGTCCTCCTCATCATCGGCACAGCGGCCGCCTTCTCATGGCTCATGGCCTTCCTGCGGGTGCCTGCGACGCTGGTCGCCTGGATGCAGACGATTTCGGACAATCCGATCATCATCCTGCTCCTGCTCAACATCATCATGCTGGTGCTCGGCACCTTCATGGACATGGGGCCGACGATCATCATCACCACGCCGATCTTCCTGCCGATCGTCGTCGCCTACGGGGTCGATCCGGTTCATTTCGGTGTCATCATGATCCTGAACTACGGAATAGGCCTGAACACACCGCCGGTTGGAGGAGTCCAGTTCGTCGCCTGCGCGGTGGGCAAGATCACGGTATGGGAGGCGATGCGGTCGATCTGGCCGTTCTACGGCGCCGGTGTCGTCGTGCTGCTGCTCGTCACCTATATCCCGGCCCTGTCGCTGTGGCTGCCGGCGGTGTTCAGGTGA
- the kduI gene encoding 5-dehydro-4-deoxy-D-glucuronate isomerase, which translates to MHVDVRQAIDPQAAAGYGTDRLRSEFLIQNLFVPGEIRLTYSQYDRMVVGGATPAGGALRLEPVKQAGTPSFLDRRELVAVNIGGKGTVSAGKDSFTLDHRDMLYLGMGAGEVSFASADVANPAKFYLLSAPAHHSYPSRLVRIGEANRLDLGAQATSNERSIYQFIHPDVLKTCQLVVGMTVLAPGSVWNTMPCHVHDRRSEAYLYFALGEDARVVHLMGEPAETRHLIVKNEEAILSPGWSIHSGAGTSNYTFIWAMAGDNVDYKDVDMVAMGDLR; encoded by the coding sequence ATGCATGTTGACGTCAGACAGGCCATCGATCCACAGGCAGCGGCCGGCTACGGCACCGATAGGCTCCGGTCGGAATTCCTGATCCAGAACCTGTTCGTTCCGGGCGAGATAAGACTCACCTACTCGCAATACGACCGGATGGTGGTCGGCGGCGCCACGCCCGCGGGCGGCGCGCTCAGGCTTGAGCCCGTCAAGCAGGCCGGCACGCCCTCCTTCCTCGATCGCCGCGAGCTCGTCGCGGTCAACATCGGCGGCAAGGGTACGGTCTCGGCCGGCAAGGACAGTTTCACGCTCGACCATCGCGACATGCTCTATCTCGGCATGGGCGCTGGCGAGGTCTCCTTTGCCAGCGCGGATGTCGCGAACCCGGCGAAGTTCTACCTGCTCAGCGCGCCCGCTCACCATTCCTACCCGTCGCGCCTCGTGCGGATCGGCGAGGCGAACCGGCTCGACCTCGGCGCGCAGGCGACGTCGAACGAGCGCTCGATCTACCAGTTCATCCATCCCGACGTGCTGAAGACCTGCCAGCTCGTCGTCGGCATGACGGTGCTGGCGCCCGGCTCGGTCTGGAACACCATGCCTTGCCACGTGCACGACCGGCGTTCCGAGGCCTATCTCTACTTCGCGCTGGGCGAGGACGCGCGCGTGGTCCACCTCATGGGCGAGCCGGCGGAGACGCGGCACCTGATCGTGAAGAACGAGGAGGCGATCCTGTCGCCTGGCTGGTCGATCCACTCGGGTGCCGGCACGTCGAACTATACGTTCATCTGGGCGATGGCCGGCGACAATGTCGACTACAAGGACGTCGACATGGTCGCCATGGGCGATCTGCGATGA
- a CDS encoding FadR/GntR family transcriptional regulator, protein MSMNDDTLAPVRRPKLADRLVEEIRTRISSGDLKPGSRLPTEQQLTEEHRVSRTVVREAVTRLAADGLVTARQGAGVFVNDRPEALLGSLLADMTGKVSMVLNVLEVRMAIEIEAAALAAQRRTASQEADIRVAFSAFDKQLSRGEPTGAADFDFHRAIAAATSNPFYVEILDVLGRRTIPRDLVTTVSASLLQSSDYQQRLQAEHRDIMNAIIDGDATSARDAMRRHLSASQRRYQSLLHGGDLARSAARA, encoded by the coding sequence ATGTCGATGAACGACGACACGCTGGCTCCCGTCCGCAGGCCCAAGCTGGCCGACCGGCTCGTCGAGGAGATCCGGACCCGGATCTCCTCGGGCGATCTCAAGCCGGGTTCGCGGCTGCCGACCGAGCAGCAGCTCACCGAGGAGCATCGGGTCAGCCGGACCGTGGTGCGCGAGGCGGTCACACGGCTCGCGGCCGACGGCCTCGTCACCGCGCGCCAGGGTGCCGGCGTCTTCGTCAACGATCGTCCTGAAGCCTTGCTCGGAAGCCTGCTCGCCGACATGACCGGCAAGGTCTCGATGGTGCTCAACGTGCTGGAGGTGCGCATGGCGATCGAGATCGAGGCCGCCGCGCTCGCGGCACAGCGCAGGACGGCCTCGCAGGAAGCCGACATCCGCGTCGCCTTCTCTGCGTTCGATAAGCAGTTGAGCCGCGGGGAACCGACCGGGGCAGCGGACTTCGATTTCCACAGGGCGATCGCGGCGGCGACCAGCAACCCGTTCTATGTCGAGATCCTCGATGTGCTCGGCCGGCGCACCATTCCGCGCGACCTTGTCACGACGGTCTCGGCCAGCCTGCTGCAATCCTCGGACTATCAGCAGCGGCTGCAGGCCGAGCATCGCGACATCATGAACGCTATCATCGACGGCGACGCCACCTCCGCGCGCGACGCAATGCGGCGGCACCTGTCGGCGAGCCAGCGACGCTATCAGAGCCTGCTGCATGGTGGCGACCTCGCGCGGTCCGCCGCCCGGGCGTGA
- a CDS encoding cupin domain-containing protein, producing MTASDNFVRPGEADWTPTEPGVKRRILTYNEQLMVVEVAFEEGAVGALHRHPHIQASYVAEGAFEVTISGRTEVLTKGQSFIVPGDEWHGCRALEAGVLIDTFTPMRAEFLAN from the coding sequence ATGACCGCGAGCGACAATTTCGTAAGACCGGGCGAGGCCGACTGGACCCCGACCGAGCCGGGCGTGAAGCGCCGTATCCTGACCTACAACGAGCAGCTGATGGTGGTGGAGGTCGCCTTCGAAGAGGGCGCGGTCGGCGCTCTGCACCGGCACCCGCACATCCAGGCAAGCTATGTCGCCGAGGGTGCCTTCGAGGTGACCATCTCCGGCCGCACCGAAGTGCTGACGAAGGGCCAGAGCTTCATCGTGCCGGGCGACGAATGGCACGGCTGCCGCGCTCTGGAGGCCGGCGTGCTGATCGACACGTTCACGCCGATGCGGGCCGAATTCCTCGCCAACTGA
- the kduD gene encoding 2-dehydro-3-deoxy-D-gluconate 5-dehydrogenase KduD: protein MSGLFSLEGRRAMVTGANTGIGQGIALALAAAGAEVLAVGRSSMAETEAAIRDTGGKVVALKADLARTASVAPMLDAAWETHGPIDILVNNAGIIRRAAALDFSEQDWDDVLDVNLKSVFLLSQAFARRVFAAERAGKIVNIASLMSFQGGIRIASYTAAKSGLAGLTRILANEWAAKGINVNAIAPGYIVTNNTEALRNDPERSADILKRIPAGRWGSAQDIGGTAVYLASDAANYVHGAILPVDGGWLAR from the coding sequence ATGAGCGGCCTGTTCAGCCTCGAAGGCCGGCGCGCCATGGTGACGGGCGCCAACACCGGCATCGGCCAGGGCATCGCGCTTGCCCTCGCCGCAGCGGGGGCGGAAGTGCTCGCGGTCGGGCGCTCGTCGATGGCCGAGACCGAAGCTGCGATCCGCGATACCGGCGGGAAGGTCGTCGCGCTCAAGGCCGATCTCGCCAGGACGGCGAGCGTGGCGCCGATGCTCGACGCGGCCTGGGAAACGCACGGCCCGATCGACATCCTCGTCAACAATGCCGGCATCATCCGCCGCGCGGCGGCGTTGGATTTCTCCGAGCAGGACTGGGACGACGTGCTCGACGTCAACCTCAAGAGCGTCTTCCTGCTCAGCCAGGCCTTCGCCCGTCGCGTCTTCGCGGCGGAGCGCGCCGGCAAGATCGTCAACATCGCCTCGCTGATGTCGTTCCAGGGCGGCATCCGCATCGCGTCCTACACGGCCGCGAAGAGCGGTCTCGCCGGGCTTACGCGCATCCTCGCCAACGAATGGGCGGCGAAGGGCATCAACGTCAATGCGATTGCGCCGGGCTACATCGTCACCAACAACACCGAGGCGCTGCGCAACGACCCGGAGCGGTCGGCCGACATTCTCAAGCGCATTCCGGCCGGCCGCTGGGGCAGCGCGCAGGACATCGGCGGCACGGCGGTCTATCTCGCCAGCGACGCGGCGAACTACGTCCATGGCGCAATCCTGCCGGTCGACGGCGGCTGGCTGGCGAGGTAG
- the gndA gene encoding NADP-dependent phosphogluconate dehydrogenase: MSHAEIGLIGLGVMGSNLALNIAEKGHPIAVYNRTASRTGLFFENAEGLRENIVPCTTLADLVAAIRPPRPIIIMTQAGKAVDEQIAALRKLLSPGDIIIDAGNANFRDTMRRFAELEGSGIEFLGVGVSGGEEGARHGPSIMVGGAKESWHRVEPVLTAIAAAYNGEPCAAWLGPDGAGHFVKTLHNGIEYADMQMIAEVYGVMRDGLGMGPKEIGQVFGRWNEGPLNSYLIEITSAVLAADDPQTGRPMVDVIVDSAGQKGTGRWAVIEAQMMGVPATGIEAAVAARSLSSMRQERDAAERAYGSPVKPIDPADRDALIADIEQALFAAKIGAYAQGFAVMRAASQEFGWDLPMATVARIWRAGCIIRSQFLDTIASAFEAKADLPNLLVSRAFVSMVSKAEPSLRRVVATAATHGLAVPAISSALAYFDAYRLARGTANLIQAQRDFFGAHGFERIDGPGAHHGPWGGHMAG; the protein is encoded by the coding sequence ATGTCGCATGCTGAAATCGGACTGATCGGGCTCGGCGTGATGGGATCCAACCTCGCGCTCAACATCGCCGAGAAAGGTCATCCGATCGCGGTCTACAATCGCACGGCCTCGCGCACCGGCCTGTTCTTCGAGAATGCCGAAGGCCTGCGCGAAAACATCGTTCCCTGTACCACGCTTGCCGACCTCGTCGCCGCCATCCGTCCGCCGCGGCCGATCATCATCATGACCCAGGCCGGCAAGGCGGTCGACGAGCAGATCGCCGCGTTGCGCAAGCTGTTGTCGCCGGGCGACATCATCATCGACGCGGGTAACGCCAATTTCCGCGACACGATGCGCCGCTTTGCCGAACTCGAAGGCTCGGGCATCGAGTTCCTCGGTGTCGGCGTATCCGGCGGCGAGGAGGGCGCGCGCCACGGCCCCTCCATCATGGTCGGGGGTGCCAAGGAGTCCTGGCACCGTGTCGAACCGGTGCTGACCGCGATCGCCGCCGCCTACAACGGCGAGCCCTGCGCCGCCTGGCTCGGCCCGGATGGCGCCGGCCATTTCGTCAAGACGCTGCACAACGGGATCGAATATGCCGACATGCAGATGATCGCCGAGGTCTATGGCGTGATGCGCGACGGGCTCGGCATGGGGCCGAAGGAGATCGGCCAGGTCTTCGGCCGCTGGAACGAAGGCCCGCTCAATTCCTACCTCATCGAGATCACCTCCGCAGTGCTTGCTGCCGACGACCCGCAGACCGGCCGGCCGATGGTCGATGTCATCGTCGACAGCGCCGGCCAGAAGGGCACCGGCCGCTGGGCCGTGATCGAGGCGCAGATGATGGGCGTTCCGGCCACCGGCATCGAGGCGGCGGTCGCCGCGCGCAGCCTGTCGTCGATGCGGCAGGAGCGCGACGCGGCCGAGCGCGCCTATGGATCGCCGGTGAAGCCGATCGATCCGGCCGATCGCGACGCGCTGATCGCGGATATCGAGCAGGCATTGTTCGCCGCCAAGATCGGCGCCTATGCGCAGGGCTTCGCGGTGATGCGCGCGGCCTCGCAGGAGTTCGGCTGGGACCTGCCGATGGCGACGGTGGCGCGCATCTGGCGCGCCGGCTGCATCATCCGCTCGCAGTTCCTCGACACCATCGCCTCTGCCTTTGAGGCGAAGGCCGACCTTCCCAATCTTCTCGTCTCGCGGGCCTTCGTCTCGATGGTCTCGAAGGCCGAGCCGTCGCTGCGCCGCGTCGTGGCAACGGCCGCCACCCATGGCCTCGCGGTGCCGGCGATCTCCTCGGCGCTGGCCTATTTCGACGCCTATCGTCTCGCACGCGGCACGGCGAACCTGATCCAGGCCCAACGCGACTTCTTCGGCGCCCACGGCTTCGAGCGCATTGACGGCCCCGGCGCGCATCACGGCCCCTGGGGCGGCCATATGGCCGGCTAG